TCATTTTCGCACAAAAGGTGGAAAAAGGTGGACAGAGGCAACACTGCAGGCTGATCGcagaaaacataaaaacattgttaatttatttcatacattaacatttatttttaacaaaaaatataaaataactgcatgaaaaataattaaaattcaaACGAATTTAGACAGTTTGAACAAAATGCTGCTTGATTAAATGATGTATACTGTAGTGGGGAAATTTGTTTGTGAGGAAAACATACAAATTCAAGAGACAAAATTATTTCCCTAATTTTTTTTTGGCACAAAGTTAGTTAAACAACAAAGTAATTAAATTCTAAAGTATGTATTTAAGGGCTTCACTGTCGAGAAGCTCAGCAATTTGTTAAAATAAGGGTCAATTCCTACTCAGTGATCCACTGAATttagcacttttaaaaataaagacacTCCACCCCTAGTTACAAAACGCAGAAGATGGTACAGTGCGTCACCCTGCGCATATCCAATGTGAACAGTCGCTGGCTGCTCGTGGTCATTGCTCTCTTCTTTCTCGTGCTTTACGTAGAGGTGTCGGACTGGTAACACCCACCACGTTTCCCAGGCTCAGTCATCATCAGGCGATCAGTCTCTTGAAGAGGAACCTGCTTCGATCATCAACAAAATTCCAGCGTGGGTCGCAAAGTGGGACCATGAGATAGATAGTTGTTTTTCTTTCAGCTGACACACAGCTCTACACTGATAGCCtatcatgataaacacgaaCATACGAGAATATGGATTTTTATTTCTGATTTAAAGAAGTCTGCGCCGGGTATATTGCATTAGGCGATCATAAAGAcagttttagatatttgtatatgTGTCTTCCTATTTGTTGAGTATTCGTTAAAGCGTATTTGGCAATAcggtttaattaatttaaaagaagttaaaaagaaaaaaaccaCAGGACATGGTCTACCATCTCAACGGATTGCGAACAGCACAGTGCTCTTAAACTGGATGCATAAAAGGAGTTAAATCAAACAAATTGTTTCTTTGCGGGACAATAACACTATTTGCACTTAACATCAACAAAAGCTTGATGGCTCAACGGGTACGTTCCTTTACAAATCATTCGCGTTACTGTACATGACAACTAAATATATTCAAAGTTtacattgattttaaatatttgtattttgataTCTAATATTGGGCAAACCACATGTTTATCTACGACATGTGTTTAATTGATGCAGTACGAGGACCTTGCCCACTATGGTGGCGGTATGGACGGAGTCGGGGTTCCGGCGTCGATGTACGGGGACCCACACGCTCCACGGCCCCTGCCGCAAGTTCACCACTTAAACCACGGGCCACCGCCACATACCACTCAGCATTATGGGGCCCATGCACCACACAGTATCATGCCCAGCAACATTGGCTCAGCTGTCAACGACGCACTTAAAAGAGACAAGGACCAGATTTATGGGTAGGCTGCTTTGCTATGTACATAGTCTACAGTATACCATCACATTAACCAGAATTAGAATGGAACGTATGTTTGTTGACACACCATTTACTAATATAGTTAAACAATGGGCTTTTTTAAACCTAGCTTTTAAATATTATGAAtgctgttttctttaattaggCTATGCTAACTATTATAATACATGAAACTTTTTTGCTTTCAGTCACTTTCAGACCCACCTGCATAGTTTAACAATTGTGTGACTGTCAGGGCTATGAAAGtgaaactaaaataaaataatgtcgTCAACATTAATGTCCAGTCAGTGGTAGcctataatgtgttttttttacatcatgTGCGCATTTATGAAAATCATTTGCATGTATTTTTAAGGCACCCGTTATTTCCCCTTCTGGCGCTGGTTTTTGAGAAGTGTGAGCTCGCCACATGCACGCCGAGAGAGCCCGGGGTCGCTGGAGGAGATGTGTGCTCATCTGATTCTTTTAACGAGGACATCGCTGTGTTTGCAAAACAGGTAACAGATCAGCAAATATCAATAATTACTTTATATGATTTTTTACCGGTTAGCTGCACTCAATTAgggtatttaaaattaaattggtTAAATAATACTAGTGTTAACTGCTTCACATTTTTgtaaaagcaaaacttaaatGTTGTCATTGACTAATATTTGTCGAAGCTGCCattgttttataattttgtCATCAAAAATTTATCCTATAGATACGCGCAGAGAAGCCGCTATTTTCCTCTAATCCAGAGCTGGACAATTTGGTGAGTGTAAAATGTTATTTGATAAATCTCGCAGAGTTTGTCTGCACGTCAGCTTCTAAGCTCTGCAGGAGGATCTTTGTGGGAATTAAAGGACGCTTTAGTGATTATGAGTCCGCGTGTGATCAGAAGGCGTGGGGGTCTTTGCCTGGGGCACCCTTAAAGCATCTACTCTGGAGAAACTTCTGCTATTGTAATAACATGACATAATgtaaaaattgttaaaaaaaattcagtaactggtgattataataataattagccTGTCCCTTTTAAATGAAAGAAACATAATAGTTACAACAATATTAATAGTTATTACTGCAATAGTATTATTagattttattgaaaatattatTGTCATTATTGTTATACTTGTTATTAATGtgaatgttaatttttttttcatatgtaTTTTTTCTAGATGATACAATCAATACAAGTATTACGATTCCATCTTTTAGAACTTGAAAAGGTATGTTTTTTATGGTTTTGTACAAAAGTAGTTTTATGTCGCTATATTGTAGGTTTTGTATTGGTttagtattttttgttttgtttttgtttattcagGTACACGAGCTTTGCGACAACTTCTGTCATCGGTATATAAGCTGTTTGAAAGGGAAAATGCCTATAGACCTGGTAATTGATGAACGGGATGGATGCAAGTCAGACTTCGATGACCTCTCAGGATCCTCGACAAATCTTGCAGATCACGTGAGTTTTAATTGCCCGCCTGTTACATCATAATATGAGTCGCAATTTGATTGACAAACGGCTTTGCTTTTACTTTCCATGCAGCACAGGCTGCTGTGCCACTGATTTTCCTCCAAAATTCAAGCCACGTTTTATAATTTGGGTTAATCAAAATATTGATCAGAGAAAATTTACTGCATTAAATTATAGGTTTGCATCACCTGCAAAAATATTGAGGTTTAAAGAAATATGGATTCTGTAAAACTATCTGGTGAAATTTATTGACCATATAAATATTCTTTGTTTCCTGGGTGTTTCTACCTCACAGTGTTTGTATTGTATGATTTGTGCATGTCCCTAGTCTTTTTTCTTGGCTTCCTGTATTATACATCTTCACAATTATTATAGTCATAAAAAACAAAGAGAGCGAGAAAGAATAATACAGTTACATATgctaatttatttaaacaatgttATTTGAATTTATTTGTCTATGCTCTTATATGGTTAAGGCATTGCCCTAGGACATACCTTATTTTAAAAGAGATATGATAGTGATGATCGTGCTCGTGATGTTGGGTGCAGGTGTTGTTAAGGGTCAGAGTTTTCCCCCATTGTCCACCCCTTTGTAGCCTTAATGATCAGTGTTACATTTGCACGTGAATGCGCTATTGTCTTTGAACTGATTGTATTGTTATTGTCAGGCAGGAGGGGAGTTTTTTTTTCACTCAGGACCAACAGtgtgttctttacattatgcttCCTATTATCTAAGAACCACCGCTTTGCCACAGgaacaaaaacagaaaattaagaggaatataactttaaacttttcttaaattGTTTTAAGGGAAGTACTGTACAAAGGAAAGAGTTTGCCATGTTGTATAGTATAGTATGGTATAGTATAGTGTAGTATAGATGACTCTCTCAATGGATTGCTGTAAATTGATTTGAACATTAGAAGGTGAGGTGAGGTCTAACCACCATACCTTAACTTGGCCAGCTGAATTTTTTTGTACACTtgaaaattactttaatattttactGATGTTCCTGTAATATCTTATTGATTTACAAGTGTTTGCCATGTGACACAAATTTGAAGTAGGTGATGGAAGAAGACAGTATCCTTCAAGAATGTTATTAACGGCacacataaaaacacacaaacccaCAGACTGCTTTTGTGTGTCCTAATGAGAAAACAGTGAAGAGTCTTATTCACACAACTTTATTGTTGTAGGGGCTTATTCTGGGCTTCCCTATAGAGCTCTTCAGTTGTTCACCATCAGGCAAACAGCTGACGCTAAGGGTCTGAAGAGGAACGGCTGCTGTTTGCCTTCACGTTGAGCCTGTTTATACTTTACATCCAGTTCTAGTTAAAAGGGAAACGCCACTGGTTTCTTGTGCCCATTTACTGTCAGACATTGGAAGAAGCAGTAActttggtcttatctacgtttGTTTCAGTTGATTGTTTATTACTAATTTGGCAGAGGATTTTCTTAGCACGTACAAAATGGTATCTAGACGTTTTACAAAATATACGTTTTGGTGGTGTTATGTGCCGTTATCGTTACTAATGTGGCCTATTTTTTTTCTTCGATACCTGTACCTGCTGTGTGATGTGAACACCTAAACCTCAGAATCCAGCATCCTGGAGAGACATGGATGATGCTCACTCCACGCCTTCAGTCGGCACCCCAGGACCCTCCAGTGGGGGACATGCTTCTCAGAGTGGAGACAACAGCAGTGAACTAGGTAGGAAGATTTTACTTTTACTAGTTGTACTATTACTGTTATTAAATTTTACTATTATAATATGCTTAGTTAAAAAGGCACCAGTTTATGCCATTATCttaattttgtattatttgaATTTGAGACctgagtttttaaataaaaatgttatgcTGTGAAACTTATAATTGTTTAAGATATCATTTTCATTCTGGTTTATTGTTTGCAACTAATGGATTAACTATTATGCAGCACAATGGAAGGATGTTCTACAAGACAACATAAACTGAATTCAGTGACCATATTCTAATTCAGAATCACAATTCCAGTGATCTTGCCATATTGCATCATTGTAACAGCATGGAATCTCAAAGACAAAAAAGTATCTAAACACCCAATGTTTGGCAAAACAGCAATGCCAATAGTGTTTTTGCATTGGTACTTTGTCTGCACTAGAGAAAGGCATCAAGGTGGTGGCATTTTTACCAACACCAGgctttttttaaacaacagttgGGGGACATCCAAAGACCACGGCCTTTTGACCCCACAGAGTCTGCATTGAAGAAGGGGAAGAGAAATGACCCCTGCTGGCCTGAGGGACAGAACACTTTAAATACTTGTCACAATGGAGGGGTGATATCTGGGGTGATCAGAGGCTAAGACTGGGTTGGGATCAGGGGCATACCTCTTGCACCTCCAGGAATCACTTTGGTTTGCTGTTCCTGCCTTTATCATTTAAGAGATGAGTAAAGCAAACACCTTTTCCATTACAAGAGAATGAGATTACTGGACCTCTTCAAAGTCCCTGTCTCTtgtatggggggggggggggctttgTTGCTGGTACATCAGTAGAAGTTCCTGCTGTTGAGCAACCTCATGTCTTCACATAAGGTTATTGGGTCAGGAAAACGAAGAGAGTGAGCGAAGCTCTCAAAGACCCACGTTTGTTGCTGCGTCTATTGTATATAACTGCTGATTCACCCGTGAAGTGTTTTtaatagtgtgtgtgtgtgtgtgtgtgtgtgtgtgtgtgtgtgtgtgtgtgtgtgtgtgtgtgtgtgtgtgtgtgtgtgtgtgtgtgtgatcagGGGTTTTTACCCAGCTATCCTAAACGTGTGTTTTGGTGGGAATGCTGAGCCTAGGAATGTCCATCACAAAGGCCAAATAGAGAACAAAGGGAAGCTGCAGGACATTCCAGCCCAATGTTCACCTCTATGGCTACTGAAAGACAGAGGCTAAGACaggatgtttacatttatatcTAAACCTTCAGTGAAGGTTAAATCCCAGCATGATGTTTTACATGAGCATAGTGGACCAACAACAAGTGTCTAGAACTGATGTCTCTGGGTAACATGACATATCCAATATAAGCCATTGCTTACTGTCAATACCAACTATGTACCAATCCCATGGTCCTTCAGATCATAGCATGACCACAAGGGACAAGAGGCATCTAATCAATATGCTTTAAGCGAAACGATTAGCGAAAAAAGATCATTTGTGTTGGTCAAGTATGTTTAGTAATTATCCAGTCTGTTGCGTCCGGTAGTCAGAATTATGCCCTCCTTGGAGAACTATAGTAAGTGATAGATTGAGGTCATAGTGAGCTCATTAAGCAAGCAAATAGGATTTATTCTGTGATGCATGTGGGGTGGCAGTCATCAGACCCGGCTAGTTTGGGCTAAGCCCCTTTGTCTCCAGGACATTTATCTATATCAAGTTCACCTAATTATTGGCATCAGGAGAACACTCAGCATTTTCGTTTCAGACCTTGTCATCTTTCAGATGGTGAAGGTATCTGATGTGACATGCTTTCCATCAAGGTTGGACTGCAGAATTGTGGGAAATGGGTACAACCAAACTTAACATAAAAGTTGCTATTTGGTTGTTATTTTTAATCGCTTCATTCTTTTTATTTCCtgaaagtaaaaaccaaagACTAGAGGCCTCTTCTCAATGCCTTAGGGTGATGTTTTTTTCCTTAACAGCCTCAGGGCATACTCCAGCCTTCTTCTTGGCTGCTGTGGCCCCCCTCTGCGCAAAGCGTGCAGACTCTGAGCTGGGAAGTGAGGTAGGGCTCGTGAAGCTGCAGAGAGCAAAAAAGAGTACAGTCACTCAGGCAGCATGGGCCAAGTTGCCAGGGAACCGTCAGAAGCGATTAGCGTCGGGTTGGATCAGCCCTGCGGCCTTCGTTTTCTAGAACAGGAGGAGAAAGAGAGGCATGGCATGGGGGGCTGTTTAGGTCCTTCCTTGGATGTGGGTTGTTTTAGTCCTTTCTTAGAAGATCTTGGCTCATCTATTTatcatttttactttttctaGCATATTCCcatttttctgtttattttagtctatgttacaattattttcatatttttttcttctgtaTTATTCtttaacaaaaaactttttcatACCTACCAGAAAATACTTTTTACATCTTTACAACCCTTTAcaacaagttttattttttttaaaacacaccCTGAACATGCAAACTACAAAACTAAGAGTAAGAGAAATAACCGTCTTGCACCAACTGAAAGCGTGAGACCTGCTTATGGCTTGCATTTTGATCACAGCATCAGTCTGCTAAAGTCCATCTACAACTCCTTGTCttatatttaaatgtcattattcATTAACTGAAATATTAATGCATGAATATGCTGCATACAGTCGCCTTTGATTGATGCATCCTTAAAAACAAGGAGACACAGCAGGGCCAATCTTAAAAAAAGTAGGGTTGCTGTCCCGCCTCTGGGGAGGAGTCCCTCAGATACATTATTCACACACCCTCCGGGCAGGCTTTCAAGGCATCTCTACCCTCAGGGCAAGAAAAATAAGCATGATGGTTAAAAGTAAATCATCTTGCCTGATGCACAGTTAATGGAAGAGGGAAAGAGGGATGGAAAGAAAGGAAAAGAAAATAGTGTGGGGAGGGAGACGGAAACCTTAGTTTAAATGTAACCTCCTGTATTGGATGAAAAAAATTCATTCTGATTTTATTACAAAGCTCATAGTTCAAAATGCAGAACAGAGAAAATCATAGAATTATTTTTGTCGTTTAACTCTGTTTAGCATTTCAAACTGTTCCCTTAAAAATAGAATCCATAAAGAGAATAACATCAATTATCAAGACTGATTATGTTTGGGATCCTGTGGCTATCCAAATGCTTTAACAACTAGTTATTCAGTTATGTTAGTTGCAGTTATCACTCCCATAAACAGCCAAACTATTGTGTACTGAGTATTAGCATGAAGAAGAGATTGAAATCTGTATTGTTACTGCATTATGTACATAGTCACTAACACAATAACACCTTGCACTGGCCACAGTAGAATTTGTATATAAACAGAAAATTTATAGGAATGTATGTACTTTTCACACACTGTTAGCAAGTAACTAGTATTCTTAAGTTAAATATAGCAATAACTAGCAAAGTTATTCAGATGAGCTTTGCTTTATGTTTTTCCCAAGCTATATTCTGCTGCTCAGATGAAGATCATATATTCTCTTTACAGTGCCAGGTCTCCATTCCCCATTCAGACATGGAGCTTGGACATTCATTACTTCATGTCAAAGACAGAACTTACATTGAATTAATAGCACTGGGGTCGGTGCAATGCTTGAGATCTCTAACaatgagacagagagagagggaTAAGACAT
The nucleotide sequence above comes from Paramisgurnus dabryanus chromosome 12, PD_genome_1.1, whole genome shotgun sequence. Encoded proteins:
- the meis2b gene encoding homeobox protein Meis2b isoform X1, whose amino-acid sequence is MAQRYEDLAHYGGGMDGVGVPASMYGDPHAPRPLPQVHHLNHGPPPHTTQHYGAHAPHSIMPSNIGSAVNDALKRDKDQIYGHPLFPLLALVFEKCELATCTPREPGVAGGDVCSSDSFNEDIAVFAKQIRAEKPLFSSNPELDNLMIQSIQVLRFHLLELEKVHELCDNFCHRYISCLKGKMPIDLVIDERDGCKSDFDDLSGSSTNLADHNPASWRDMDDAHSTPSVGTPGPSSGGHASQSGDNSSELGDGLDNSLASPGTGDEDDQDKKRQKKRGIFPKVATNIMRAWLFQHLTHPYPSEEQKKQLAQDTGLTILQVNNWFINARRRIVQPMIDQSNRAVSQGTAYSPDGQPMGGFVLDGQQHMGLRPGGPMGGMGMNMSMDGQWHYM
- the meis2b gene encoding homeobox protein Meis2b isoform X2 encodes the protein MAQRYEDLAHYGGGMDGVGVPASMYGDPHAPRPLPQVHHLNHGPPPHTTQHYGAHAPHSIMPSNIGSAVNDALKRDKDQIYGHPLFPLLALVFEKCELATCTPREPGVAGGDVCSSDSFNEDIAVFAKQIRAEKPLFSSNPELDNLMIQSIQVLRFHLLELEKVHELCDNFCHRYISCLKGKMPIDLVIDERDGCKSDFDDLSGSSTNLADHNPASWRDMDDAHSTPSVGTPGPSSGGHASQSGDNSSELGDGLDNSLASPGTGDEDDQDKKRQKKRGIFPKVATNIMRAWLFQHLTHPYPSEEQKKQLAQDTGLTILQVNN